The Mercurialis annua linkage group LG2, ddMerAnnu1.2, whole genome shotgun sequence genome contains a region encoding:
- the LOC126668635 gene encoding disease resistance-like protein DSC1, producing the protein MASTPSSKTSYDVFLSFRGADTRENFTSHLHRKLLDKNIQTFIDSRLDRGENIESSLIKVIKASQISVIVFSIGYASSPWCLDELVKILECRETMGQTVLPIFYGVDPSDIEQQSGIFGHKFRRLAANHKKSRDKWRNALKEAAALSGWDSKNHRPDSELIEGVVMEIMKKIYPTSYSISTELVGLDSRIEQILSLLHSRPDDKPYFIGLWGMGGIGKTTLAEALFSILSDQFDGCCFLSNVREESSKSGLIQIKNVLLSELLGEDNLIIKSLYALPTSVIERLKRKKVFIVLDDVNESAQLSGLIRDQSWLGPGSRVIVTSRDKDVLHFCHKTFEVRQLQYSYALQLFSLYAFKENYYSKDYGELAKKVVKYAQGVPLALKLLGSHLCGRSLEEWEVVLDKLKHSPHSEIQKHLEISFNELEQETKDIFLDIACFFKGQSRDHVKDVLENGCGFRNFSWGIMRLIDKCLLTVGRGNVLDMHDLIQEMGREIAQREGSRLRNSKVIYQMLTNNTGNEAVQGIYLDLSEIRKVNLHPRAFSRMINLRLLKFYRQPRRAQEFLESGLLEYDQSKYLYYLPNTLSLLHWEEYPFKSFPSSFSMQNLVDLKITWCNITQLWGGDKCPRNLKKLHLSGCTQLMQLPDLSLATSLEKIDLYFCESLVEIDSSITCLDNLNHLYAYQCKKLKSLPELPRSIKWLDLSTSGVKELSQSVHKSPEIAGNVSYLDISQTAIEELSSSIRSPLSSLIVLRMAECENIEILPDTICELKYLEELNLSGCRNLCKLPPLCGLNSLKKMCLNGTALVEIPDDIVSLSSLRELSLNKCKRLQGLPKLPQQLIQLRVQNCISLETAEISRYIPSILLSDFSEYLEMDYGNLVTFKFYYGNCLNLDENTRSNIIAEAQFSLKEVAIAFDNSTEKISGSYQFYMPGSKLPEWYRYKSQGSLLTIEFPPRGFITPFYGFSFSVVLDSFELGFYDSLFFEVECCFKTAGGVKHHFFSCCMHLYANHMSFKSDHVFLWYDSNSSLKNWLKETGNNVLNKASFEFSAFSGWVINKRKLKVKKCGVHLIYKEWGATGGLPRRVNFLTHVCIVNVVIAESYICSGFRPILPPMTEAISFVIKNNINVMLSPAIFSTAFNLSSFAEQRKREFRNGLRNLYDDFEKSQVVVKMASSKIRYDVFLSFRDVDTRDNFTSHLHQKLLDKNIPTFIDNRLDRGRKIEPSLMKVIEESLISVVVFSKGYASSSWCLDELVKIIKCQEKLGRIVLPIFYHVDPSDVELRKGVFGDGFRNLQAKHKKSMKKWKNAVVKATTFSGWDSNNHRPDSELIEAVVKEIQKKIYPTSYSISAQFVGIDTQIEQIFSLFPSGSDDKPFFIGLWGMGGIGKTAVAEALFSLISDQFDGRCFLSNVREDTSKFGLIQLKHMLLTELLGDRNLNIRMLNLLPTSVLERLKRNKVMIVLDDVNESVQLSSLIGDLQSWLRPGSRVIVTSRDKEVLQFCHKIYKVRQIQDSHALQLFRNYAFKQNNQSKDYTELVNKVVKYAQGVPLALKLLGSHLRERSPQQWEIVLDKLKHSSHSEIQKILEISYNELEQETKDIFLDIACFFKGESITDVKDILGKGCGFRNFDWGVMRLKDKCLLNAGHDDELDIHDELDMHDELDMHDHIQEMGREIAEREGSRLRNFKAIRRMLANSTGNEAVQGINLVLSEIKKVYLDPKAFSSMTNLRLLKLSEQNWDTKTYLDCLPNTLSLLHWENYPYKSLPSNFSMENLVDLRITWCNITQLWDGEKCPQNLKRLDLTGCKQLTKLPNFSSAKNLEIVSIFFCGSLSKIDSSIEFLCDLPNLFLYGCKQLKSLPKTPDDIEWLRVKNCGLVELFSPSIPFLSVNLNLSGCRNLH; encoded by the exons ATGGCATCTACTCCATCTTCTAAAACAAGCTATGATGTTTTCCTTAGTTTTAGAGGTGCTGATACTCGTGAGAATTTCACCAGCCATCTTCATCGAAAACTGCTTGATAAAAACATCCAAACTTTCATTGACAGTAGGCTTGATAGAGGTGAAAACATTGAATCATCCCTCATCAAAGTCATCAAAGCGTCTCAAATTTCCGTCATTGTCTTCTCAATAGGGTATGCATCTTCTCCGTGGTGCTTGGATGAACTTGTTAAGATTCTTGAATGCAGAGAAACAATGGGGCAGACTGTTTTGCCAATTTTCTACGGTGTTGATCCATCCGATATTGAGCAGCAGAGTGGGATTTTCGGACATAAATTCAGGAGGCTTGCAGCAAATCACAAGAAGAGTAGGGACAAGTGGAGAAATGCTTTGAAAGAGGCGGCTGCTCTATCTGGTTGGGATTCCAAGAATCACAG GCCTGATTCTGAATTAATTGAGGGAGTTGTCATGGAAATTATGAAGAAAATCTATCCTACATCATATAGCATTTCGACTGAGTTAGTTGGGCTTGACTCACGAATTGAGCAAATTCTGTCACTATTGCATAGCAGGCCAGATGATAAACCTTATTTTATTGGGCTTTGGGGAATGGGTGGCATAGGGAAAACAACTCTTGCTGAAGCTCTGTTTAGTATATTATCTGACCAATTTGATGGTTGCTGCTTTCTTAGCAATGTTAGGGAAGAGTCATCAAAGTCTGGTTTGATTCAGATAAAAAATGTTCTTTTATCCGAGCTTTTAGGCGAAGAcaatttgattataaaatctCTTTATGCACTTCCTACTTCTGTTATAGAGAGGCTGAAAAGAAAAAAGGTCTTTATTGTATTGGATGATGTCAATGAATCGGCCCAATTGAGTGGTTTGATTAGGGATCAGAGCTGGCTTGGTCCAGGTAGTAGAGTCATTGTGACAAGCAGAGACAAAGATGTGCTTCACTTCTGTCACAAAACATTTGAGGTTAGGCAACTCCAATATAGTTATGCTCTACAGCTATTTAGCTTGTATGCCTTCAAAGAAAACTATTACTCAAAGGATTATGGTGAATTGGCTAAAAAGGTGGTGAAGTACGCTCAGGGTGTTCCATTAGCACTTAAATTGTTGGGTTCTCATCTTTGTGGAAGGTCCCTAGAAGAATGGGAAGTTGTGTtagataaattaaaacattCTCCTCATTCTGAAATTCAGAAACATTTAGAAATAAGCTTCAATGAACTGGAACAGGAGACAAAAGATATATTTCTTGATATAGCTTGCTTCTTCAAAGGACAGAGTAGAGATCATGTGAAAGATGTATTAGAAAATGGTTGCGGGTTTAGAAATTTTAGCTGGGGAATAATGCGGCTAATTGATAAGTGTCTCTTAACTGTTGGGCGGGGCAACGTATTAGATATGCATGATCTTATACAAGAAATGGGTAGAGAAATTGCTCAACGAGAAGGCAGCAGATTGAGGAATTCCAAGGTCATCTatcaaatgttaacaaataaCACG GGGAATGAAGCAGTTCAAGGAATATATTTGGACTTATCTGAAATTAGAAAGGTTAACTTGCACCCTAGGGCTTTTTCAAGGATGATTAACTTAAGATTGCTCAAATTTTACAGGCAGCCTAGGCGTGCACAAGAATTCCTTGAATCAGGATTGCTTGAATATGATCAGTCAAAATATCTTTATTATCTTCCTAACACGCTGAGTTTATTACATTGGGAAGAATATCCCTTTAAGTCTTTTCCATCAAGCTTTTCCATGCAAAACCTGGTTGACCTTAAGATAACATGGTGCAATATCACACAACTTTGGGGTGGAGATAAG TGTCCACGGAATTTAAAAAAGTTGCATCTTTCTGGATGCACACAGCTAATGCAACTGCCAGATCTCTCGTTGGCAACTAGCTTGGAGAAGATAGACCTTTATTTCTGTGAAAGTTTGGTTGAGATCGACTCTTCAATAACATGCCTTGACAACCTTAATCATCTGTATGCATATCAGTGCAAGAAGCTGAAGAGTCTTCCTGAGCTTCCTAGAAGCATAAAATGGTTAGATCTAAGCACTTCTGGAGTGAAAGAGTTGTCCCAATCAGTTCACAAGTCGCCAGAGATTGCAGGAAATGTTTCATATTTAGATATAAGTCAAACTGCAATAGAAGAATTGTCTTCATCCATTAGATCTCCTTTGTCATCACTTATTGTGTTGAGAATGGCGGAATGTGAAAATATTGAGATTCTCCCGGACACCATTTGTGAGTTGAAGTATCTTGAAGAGCTTAATCTCAGTGGGTGCAGAAATCTCTGTAAATTGCCTCCTTTGTGTGGTTTGAACTCCTTAAAAAAGATGTGTCTAAATGGGACTGCACTTGTTGAAATTCCCGATGACATTGTCTCTTTATCATCACTTAGAGAGTTGAGTCTAAACAAATGCAAGAGACTCCAAGGTTTGCCTAAGCTTCCTCAGCAATTAATCCAGCTCCGAGTTCAAAACTGTATATCCTTGGAAACTGCAGAAATATCTCGGTACATTCCATCCATATTATTGTCAGATTTTAGTGAATACTTAGAAATGGATTATGGGAATCTTGTTACTTTCAAATTCTACTACGGTAATTGCCTGAATTTGGATGAGAATACACGTTCAAACATTATCGCAGAGGCGCAGTTCAGTTTAAAAGAAGTAGCAATTGCTTTTGACAATTCT ACAGAAAAGATTTCGGGttcttatcaattttatatGCCTGGAAGTAAACTTCCAGAGTGGTACAGATATAAGAGCCAGGGATCTCTGCTAACAATTGAGTTTCCTCCTCGTGGATTTATCACTCCGTTTTATGGATTTTCTTTTTCTGTGGTTCTTGATTCATTCGAACTTGGATTTTACGATTCACTATTCTTCGAAGTTGAATGCTGTTTCAAAACTGCTGGTGGTGTGAAACACCATTTCTTCAGTTGTTGTATGCATTTGTATGCAAATCATATGAGTTTCAAATCAGACCATGTGTTCCTTTGGTATGATTCAAATTCTAGTCTGAAGAATTGGCTCAAAGAAACCGGCAACAATGTTCTCAACAAGGCATCGTTCGAGTTCAGTGCATTTAGTGGATGGGTTATCAACAAGAGAAAATTAAAGGTGAAGAAGTGCGGAGTGCACCTGATATATAAGGAATG gggTGCAACaggaggacttcccaggagagTTAATTTTCTTACTCATGTGTGCATTGTCAATGTTGTTATTGCGGAGTCCTatatat GTTCAGGGTTCCGCCCAATCTTACCGCCAATGACCGAGGCTATTTCTTTTGTTATT AAG aataacataaatgttaTGTTATCTCCCGCCATCTTCTCCACGGCGTTTAACTTGTCAAGTTTCGCCGAGCAACGGAAACGGGAATTCAGAAATGGATTGAGGAATCTGTACGATGACTTTGAGAAATCACAGGTAG TTGTAAAAATGGCATCTTCTAAAATACGATATGATGTTTTCCTTAGTTTTAGAGATGTTGATACTCGTGATAATTTCACCAGTCATCTTCATCAAAAACTGCTTGATAAAAATATCCCAACTTTCATTGACAATAGGCTTGACAGAGGTCGAAAGATTGAACCATCTCTCATGAAAGTCATCGAAGAGTCTCTAATTTCAGTTGTCGTTTTCTCAAAAGGGTATGCGTCTTCTTCATGGTGTTTGGATGAACTGGTCAAGATTATTAAGTGTCAAGAGAAACTGGGTCGGATTGTTTTGCCAATTTTCTACCATGTTGATCCATCTGATGTTGAACTGAGGAAAGGGGTTTTCGGAGATGGATTCAGGAATCTTCAAGCAAAGCACAAGAAGAGTATGAAAAAGTGGAAAAATGCTGTGGTGAAGGCCACCACCTTTTCTGGTTGGGATTCGAATAATCACag GCCTGATTCTGAATTAATTGAGGCAGTTGTCAAGGAAATCCAGAAGAAAATCTATCCTACCTCCTATAGCATTTCTGCTCAATTTGTGGGCATTGACACACAAATTGAGCAAATTTTTTCACTATTCCCTAGTGGCTCAGATGATAAACCTTTTTTCATCGGTCTGTGGGGAATGGGCGGTATTGGAAAAACAGCAGTGGCTGAAGCTCTTTTTAGTTTGATATCTGACCAATTTGATGGTCGATGCTTCCTAAGCAATGTCAGGGAAGATACATCAAAGTTTGGTTTGATTCAGCTAAAACATATGCTTTTAACAGAGCTCTTAGGCGATAGGAATTTGAACATAAGAATGCTCAATTTACTTCCCACTTCAGTCCTAGAGAGGCTGAAACGAAACAAAGTCATGATTGTTTTGGATGATGTCAATGAGTCCGTGCAATTAAGTAGTTTAATTGGGGATCTTCAAAGCTGGCTTCGTCCAGGTAGTAGAGTCATTGTAACTAGCAGAGACAAAGAAGTGCTTCAGTTTTGTCACAAAATTTACAAGGTTAGGCAAATCCAGGATAGTCATGCTCTCCAGCTCTTTAGGAACTATGCCTTTAAGCAAAACAATCAATCAAAGGATTATACAGAATTGGTAAATAAAGTAGTGAAGTATGCTCAAGGTGTTCCATTAGCGCTTAAATTGTTGGGTTCTCATCTACGTGAAAGGTCCCCACAACAATGGGAAATTGTTTTGGATAAATTAAAACATTCTTCTCATTCTGAAATTCagaaaattttagaaataagCTATAACGAACTGGAACAAGAGACAAAAGATATATTTCTTGATATAGCATGTTTTTTTAAAGGGGAGAGTATAACTGATGTCAAAGATATACTAGGGAAAGGCTGTGGGTTCCGAAATTTTGACTGGGGAGTAATGCGCCTAAAAGATAAGTGTCTCTTGAATGCTGGACATGATGATGAATTAGACATCCATGATGAATTAGACATGCATGATGAATTAGACATGCATGATCATATACAAGAAATGGGTAGAGAAATTGCTGAACGAGAAGGCAGTAGATTGAGAAATTTCAAGGCCATCCGTCGAATGTTAGCAAATAGTACG GGAAATGAAGCGGTTCAAGGCATTAATCTGGTCTTATCTGAAATCAAAAAGGTTTATTTGGACCCTAAAGCTTTCTCAAGTATGACTAACTTAAGATTGCTGAAATTGAGCGAGCAGAATTGGGATACAAAAACATATCTTGACTGTCTTCCCAACACGCTAAGTTTGCTACATTGGGAAAACTATCCTTACAAGTCTTTGCCATCAAATTTTTCCATGGAAAACCTTGTTGACCTTAGGATAACATGGTGCAATATCACCCAACTCTGGGATGGAGAGAAG TGTCCTCAAAATTTGAAAAGGTTAGACCTTACTGGATGCAAACAGCTAACAAAACTCCCAAATTTCTCTTCGGCTAAAAACTTGGAAATTGTATCCATTTTTTTCTGTGGAAGTTTGAGTAAGATTGATTCCTCTATAGAGTTCCTCTGCGACCTTCCTAATCTCTTTCTATATGGATGCAAGCAGCTGAAGAGTCTTCCAAAGACTCCGGACGACATAGAATGGCTAAGAGTAAAAAATTGTGGGTTGGTAGAGTTGTTTTCCCCATCTATTCCGTTTCTTAGTGTAAACCTCAATCTCAGCGGCTGTCGGAATCTTCACTAG
- the LOC130015125 gene encoding protein FAR1-RELATED SEQUENCE 5-like, producing MGGRAPKTIITDQDKAMSNAIGKVVPNTSHRLCLWHIAKNAPSHLGSLNSNDEFQRLFHKCLQGCESEVEFQQTWDEMMDKDFFSAEIRASQRSESTNHVLNGLSNKTTSLSKFVLAFENHVADWRSAEASLDFDCKQGVPCCVVKTSSILNHAAHIYTIIRIFKMFEQEFLNSVAKTSEEISYCNNTCTYKVTEQHKKLRTRIVEFNVETLEINCSCKKFEAMGILCSQSHALRVYIIRDMEKIPEKYILNRWSRNAKSRLFDFKEVDSPTHSAIETESMFRNSMVRSAYALILKSQGNEATRQACCDLLRKDNAQIQSMLAKMTINTNDMGDEMQAKESNIVGQHEENYCEPSNYKN from the exons ATGGGAGGTAGGGCACCTAAGACAATTATAACAGATCAAGATAAAGCTATGTCAAATGCAATTGGAAAGGTTGTTCCTAATACTAGCCATCGTCTATGCTTGTGGCACATTGCAAAAAATGCTCCATCTCACTTGGGTAGCTTGAACTCAAATGATGAATTTCAGAGATTATTTCACAAATGCTTACAAGGATGTGAGTCTGAAGTAGAGTTTCAGCAAACATGGGATGAAATGATGGATAA AGATTTCTTTTCAGCTGAAATCAGAGCTTCCCAACGCAGTGAAAGCACCAATCATGTACTCAATGgtttatcaaacaaaacaacATCTTTAAGTAAATTTGTGCTTGCTTTTGAGAATCATGTAGCCGATTGGCGTTCAGCTGAGGCGTCATTAGATTTTGATTGCAAACAAGGAGTGCCTTGTTGTGTAGTCAAAACTAGTTCTATCTTGAATCATGCTGCCCATATCTATACAATAATAAGAATTTTCAAGATGTTTGAGCAAGAATTTCTTAATAGTGTTGCGAAAACTTCAGAAGAAATTTCTTATTGCAATAATACTTGCACTTATAAAGTGACAGAGCagcataaaaaattaagaacacGAATTGTTGAGTTCAATGTGGAAACTTTGGAAATTAATTGCAGCTGTAAAAAATTTGAAGCCATGGGAATCTTATGCTCACAATCACATGCTCTACGAGTTTATATTATCAGGGATATGGAGAAAATTCCTgaaaaatatatactaaataGGTGGAGCAGAAATGCAAAAAGTAGATTGTTTGATTTTAAGGAAGTAGATTCTCCTACTCATTCAGCCATTGAGACAGAGAGCATGTTTCGAAATTCTATGGTTCGAAGTGCATATGCCCTTATACTAAAAAGTCAAGGAAATGAGGCTACAAGACAAGCTTGTTGTGATCTTTTACGTAAGGATAATGCACAAATACAGAGTATGTTGGCTAAGATGACAATAAATACAAATGATATGGGAGATGAAATGCAGGCAAAAGAAAGTAATATTGTTGGACAACATGAAGAAAATTATTGTGAACCCTCCAATTACAAAAACTAA